ATGAAGGGTATATGTCAGGGGAGCGGGGAGGAACTGGTGAAGGAACTGACTCCTTTCttttgaaaggataaatgaaTCAGGATCATGAGCTGAGATGTAGGAGATAAAAGGACCGAGAAGATGTAAAGAGTAGGTTGGGAAAGGAAACCTGTAAGGGACATGTAGAAGGGTGTGCGGTGTCTGGGGGGTCCATGTGACATATGGAGTGATGTGTTGGACATGCTGCCAGTCAGCACAGTATAGAGACTTTTCCCAGTCAGTGGCGGTTTCGAGAAGGTGGGTCCAGGGAGAAAGGGGCCTTGGTGTGGGAGGTCAGTCTTAGAATGAAGATCCTGGTAGACAGATCTGGTCAGCACAGAGGTCCTCGCCTGTCCCATGGCTTGGGCCCCTCAGTCAGTCTGGCCTCATCCGTTTTCAGTTGTTGACTCAACCCCCTGCAGTGAAGAAGGGGTAAGGTGCTGGGCCAAGGCACCTTAGCCAGgcctccagcctccctcctcctcagctAGCCTCACAACCCATGGAGTCTCGACGGGGCAATGACCTCAGATCAAGCTTGTTTCCAGGCCATGAGTAGAATGAAAATGTCCCCCCCAGACTAATCCACGAAGCTGCTCTCTCTGGAAATATCTCCTAGCTCTTAACAAGAATAATGGCagtggccagccatggtggttcacacctgtaatcccagcactttgggaggctgattagggtggatcacctgaggccaggagtttgagaccagcctggccaacatggtgaaaccttatctctattaaaaatacaaaaattagctaggtgtggagatgggtgcctgtaatcccagcttctcaggaggctgaggcaggagaatcgcttgaacctgggaggcagaggttgcagtgagccaagatcgcatcactgcactccagcctgggcaacaagagcaaaactccatctcaaaaaacaaaacaaacaaacaaaaaaagaataacagcATTAATAATGCAATACTGCTGTTCatcaactttacaatggtgcaggcacttttctttctttctttctttctttcttttttgagatggagtctcgctctgtcgcccaggctggagtgcagtggcatgatctcgactcactgcaagctccgcctcctgggtccatgccattctcctgcctcagcctcccgagtagttgggactataggccctgccactatgcccgactaattttttttttttttttttttgtatttttagtagagacggggtttcacggtgttagccaggatggtctcgatctcctgacctcatgatcagcctgccttggcctcccaaagtgctaggattacaggcgtgagccaccgtgccgggccaggTGCAGGCACTTTTCTAAAGCTaccttttcttttgaaacagggtctcactctcacccaagctggagtgcaatggctcaggcatggctcactgcagcctgggctcaagcgattctcctacctcagcctcccaagtagctgggaccacaggcatgtgccaccacacctgaccaattttttttttttttttgagacggagtttcgctctatcgcccaggctggagtgcagtggccagatctcagctcactacaagctctgcctcccgggttcacgccattctcctgcctcagcctcccaagtagctgggactacaggcgcccgccaccttgcccggctagtttttttttttgtactttttagtagagacggggtttcaccatattaaccaggatggtcttgatctcctgacctcatgatccgcccgtctcggcctcccaaagtgctgggattacaggcttgagccaccgcgcccggcccacctgaccaatttttaaattatctgtagtgatgaggtctccctatgttgcccagtctggtctctcgaactcctgggctcaagtgatccttctgcctttgcctctcaaagtgctgggattacaggcgtgagccaccgtgcccagccttaaagctatttttattttttaatttaaaatgtatttataggccaggcgcggtggctcacacctgtaatcccagcactttgggaggccaaggcaggaggatcacaaggtcaggtttgagaccagcctggccaacatggcgaaaccccatctttactaaaaatacaaaaaaaattagccaggcgaggtggtgggtgcctgtaatcccagctacttgggaggccaaggcacgagaatcgctttaacccaggagtcggaggttgcagtgagctgagatcacgccactgcactcctgtctgggcgacagaacgggactccaaaaaaaaaaaagtatttatttatttatttaaaattagagatggggccgagcacagtggctcatgcctgtaatcccagcactttaggagaccaaggccggtggatcacttgaagccaggagtttgagaccagactggccaatatggtgaaaccccatttctactaaaaatacaaaaattaacctggcgtggtgacgcatgcctgtaatcccagctacttgagaagctaagacagaattgcttgaacccaggaggtggaggttgcactgagccgaggttatgccactgcactgcagcctgggttgacagagtgagactctgtctcaaaaaaaaaaaaaaaaattagagatggggtcttgctatgtgttGCCGagactggtcttgacctcctgtctgggtctctcaagtagctgggattacaggcatgagctgccatgcctgacTCTAAAGCTTttgtataataaatttatttttatttcagtcctCACAAtgaccctgggaggtgggtaCCATGATTTTCCTTACTTCACACCGGCAGAAAGTAAGGCACAGACAAGTTCAGTGAGCTGCCCAAGCCATGAAGTTTCAAGCAACAGAGGCCAGACCCTGAGCCGGGCTACCGGGAGCCAGTGTTGCTGCAACAACAACTGCCCAGTGTTGCCTCTCAAAGGGTCCTTGCAGTCCCTGAGGGGTCATTCCTGAAAAGGCCGACGTCATGGCCTGAGTACAGGCGGCCCCTCCTGGGATGCTGGCCCCCTCCCTGCCCTTTGTGGAGATGGGGCTGCTGTGTCCTCTGGAGCTTCCTCACAGCATCCGGCTGCACCCTGGAGAGGAGGCCAAGAGCCTGTGGCAACTGCAAGAGCTGGGGGCTGCACACAGCTTGAGAAGCAGAGGGTGCCCGGCCTGAGCCCCAGACCAGCAGGGCACTCTGGTGGCCCAGGGAGAGAGGCCATGTCCTCTTTAGACCTGCCACCTTGGGATTAGGAACAAAAAGTGGCTTTTTCAGGCTGGGTCCGTTTAGCTATGGCTCCTCCTGCACCTTCCCCCAGGCCCAGAACCCCcggccccactcccaccccaggtCTGAGATGGTACCTGCCCTGATCCCCACATACTAAGGTCCTGGTGGGCGTAGGAATTGGGACAAACAGTTGTCAGGTTCCCTGGGACTCTCCCCACCTTTGAACCTTACTTGGCGTGGAGTTCTTGTTCCCCATAGTAGCTCCTCCCACTCATGTTTCTACCTGGGAGGGGGTGATGGGTCATGTGCCAAATGTGTCCCCAAGGCCCCCAGTTTCAGGGCCTGAGTCCCCATTCCCTGCTCTATGGGGGTGCGGGGTGTCATGTCTTGCACTTTCCCCAGCAGTCTGCCACCCCTCTACCCCGTGAGAACAAGTCCTTCTCATTCTGTGTCCCTTGACTCCACAACCGACGGAGGCTGCCTTGTCCACAAGTCAGGGATTCCCGTTTCTGGTGCAGCCAGTACAAAGCCCCTGTCCTCGCCACTCTGGGCTTGTGCTGTTCTTGGTCCCTTATCTTGTTGTCACAGGGCTAACCCTCCCCACACACCTAGCTGTCCCCTGCCCCACAGCTCCTAGGCCAGGGCCTGTCCCTGCCCCTAACACCCAGCCCCTCGGTTCCTCTTACCGTCTTCTTGGACCCTAAGCCCTTTCTGGGTAACCAGAAAGCTCAGAGACGGTCTCCAGGTGACCCCCAGTCTGTTCCTCTCCCCGAATCCAGAGCATTGCAGTCACAGTAGAGGCAATTGCTGTCATTCCGCGGCCCATGACAGCCTGGCGGCCCGCACCCCTCCCCCGTGATGCCCTGCACAGACAGGCCCACGTGTGTCCCCAGATGCCTGAATCACTGCTGACGGCTGGGGACCTGGCCACCGTGGGCTCCTGGGGAGCCACTGGGGAGGGGGCGGCGGCCGCATCTCGCCTCCAAGGGAACACCTGCGGACATAAATAGGCAGCCAGCAGAGGCAGCAGCACAGAGCCACCAAGCAGCGCTGCATACGGGGTCCACCTGTGTGCACCAGGATGCCCGACACCATGCTGCCCGCCTGCTTCCTCGGCCTACTGGCCTTCTCCTCCGCATGCTACTTCCAGAACTGCCCGAGGGGCGGCAAGAGGGCCATGTCCGACCTGGAGCTGAGACAGGTACTTCCCACGGTGGGCCATCTCAGGGCTGCCACAGTGGGCAGTGCTGACACCCTGGGTCAGGGGCTAGGAAAGAGGGAAGTCATGGGTGGTGGTAGCCTTTAGGGGAAGTgtaggggaggaagagagaggcatGGTATGGCTGGGCAGAGGAGCCAATGGGGTGGGCCAGAGGAAACCACGCTTtggaggaggctgggagaggctgAAGGGGCTCCTGGTCACTGTCACCATCCAGACAGGGATTCAGGGAAGTGAGGGATGCTTCCCCAGTGACTGGGCTTGGGGCTGGATCAGGGAGAACGGGGCATCATGGCCTCCCCTGTGCCCATGGCGTTCTTGCATCTGGACTGGCTGGGGCAGCAGAGGCTCCGTCCTACCTGGCATTGGAGGCTTTCCTcatccagccccagcctcccaggcacAGGCGCCCAGGCCCCCACACAGAAGATGGCCTCTGGTCTGAGCGCACTTGAGTGGGGCATCCTGTGGGGAAGTTCTGCTGGGAACCTGGCCTAATTCTCTAGTGCTGGACGTTTCCTCCATTTCCAGCAGAGCTGAAGGAAATCCAATCACGATGTGCATGCAATTCTGTGCAGGCTCAGTGATGAGCCGTTGAGCAAATTAGACCACACCAAACTCAGCTAGAAGTCTAATGCGCTATCCATTGCGCCAGAGAACCGACTGTTGAGCAAATTAGAGTGGCCGAGTGGGCAACCCCCGCagtctcccttcctcctgctagGCTCCTTTGGGGTCCTGAGACACCTGGGTGTCCATGCCCTCCTCTAGGGCTGAGGCCCCTGCCACCCACAGGCGGACTGAGCAGGGGGTCAGGGCCCCAGCTGAGGCCGTCAAGCTTGGCGGGAGGCAGGGGCAAGGCAAGACAGGAGACAGGAAATGGGAGGAAGGGCCGGGGTTCTGGATGCGCAGGGCCTCTCTCCATGGTGTAGTGGGGAAGCGGGAGGGCCCGGGCTCAAGCTGCAGCAgtgtgaggaggaaggaggaagggtttGGAGTGGGGGAAGGTGGGGCAGCTGCAAGAGTGGCGCCCACCAGCGATGGCCCCGAGGCTCGAGGAAGGGCTCCCCACGCTGTAGTCCACCGGAGACCCGTCCCTAGCTGAGGGGGAGGACGCTGAGGGCTATCACTGAGAAGTCATTCAAGAAACCAAGGTGCTGAGCGGATTTGGACGCCCGCCCCAGTGCGCCTGCAAGCTGCAGCCCCGGTGTCCCACCCGCACTCCGAGACCTGGATCCCAGCATCCCCGCCTCGCGGGGTTCCCCTCCAATCCCCCGACTCCCGGCTCCCCCTCCTCCCGCTTACCCCGCCCGTCTGTCCCCGCAGTGCCTCCCCTGCGGCCCCGGGGGCAAAGGCCGCTGCTTCGGGCCCAGCATCTGCTGCGCGGACGAGCTGGGCTGCTTTGTGGGCACAGCCGAGGCGCTGCGCTGCCAGGAGGAGAACTACCTGCCTTCGCCCTGCCAGTCCGGCCAGAAGGCGTGCGGGAGCGGGGGCCGCTGCGCCGCCTTCGGCATCTGCTGCAACGACGGTGcgcgggggcgggggtgggggggcgggcctggggctggggcggGCGCAGACCTCTTGGGTGGGGGGACGCGGACCTGCggcggggtgggggcagggtcaGGCACGGCAGGGAGGGTGTGGGCCCCCGCATCCCGAGCTGCGCCCACCCCAGGGCGCCCGCGCTCACACGGCCTTCCCGCAGAGAGCTGCATGACGGAGCCCGACTGCCGCGAGGGCTTTCACCGCCGCGCCCGCGCCAGCGACCGGAGCAACGCCACGCAGCTGGACGGGCCAGCCGGGGCCTTGCTGCTGCGGCTGGTGCAGCTGGCCGGGGCGCCCGAGCCCTTCGAGCCCGCCCAGCCCGGCGTCTACTGAGCCCCCCGCCCGCCCTACCGGCGCGCTGTCTGCGCCCGCCCCTGCAGCACGGACAATAAACCTCTGAAAACGCACGACCCCACGTCTGTCTCAGTCtctggagggaagagggaaggggagagaggtggGAGCGGGGATCCCCGCCACCACGCCGCCCGGCCAGTCCCCGGACCTGAGGTCGCGGACAGATCCACCCCAGAGGAGCAACAGGTCCCGTAGAGGAAGCGATCTGCGACCTGCAGAGGTGTCGCTAGACCGAGGGACAGGGCGAattgggaggcaggggagggggagaCGAGAGGCCGAGAGTGGCCTTGGAGGGGGTCGGTTGGGTATCCTCCAGCAGAGGGAAAGAAGTAAAGGCAGAGAGGGGAAAGGCCAGGAGGACAAGACAGCAAGAGACCCAGAGACAGAGATAGCAGAATGATGGAGAGAGATGCAGAGACATTGACAGTGACGGAGAGAAGagtgagagaggcagaggggaCAGGCCAAGGGGTGACCATTCTGTCCCCATTTTCGTCCCAGGTGACAAACCACTCAGGGACCCACCCAGGTCCCGGGATTCCCAGTGCAATGTGTGTTTCACCCAAGGCAGTGCTCGTGTGTGGTGGCGGCGGGAACGTCACCCCAGACCCAGCGGAGACAGCGCCACCTGCTGTCCGTCCAGTGCGCCCACCATAAGGGCACCTCAGCCAGAGTGGGGGGCCACTAACAGATACAGTTCCACACAACCTCAAGCTCACTTGGACAGACAAGAAAATAACTGCTAAGAACATGTCCGCGACCCTTGACCACAACCATAGAGACCCTGAGCCCCACATTGAGAGCCACAGACACACCCAAAGAAACACAGATACAGCTGACAGGAGGATGGGCAGGAGCATGTACACACAGGCTCACGCACGCAGGAGTGCACTCACATTAGCTCCCGGACATGAAGACTTTCTGCCCTTTGACATGAGCCCCTTTGGCAAAAAGACATCCAGCAGCTCTCGGCATCTTCCTCTACATCTCTTGGGTTCTCTCACCCTCTTCTTGAACCGGAGGCCTTTCTGGTCCCATCTGccctttctctcctttgtctCTCAACCTGCTCTCACCTCCCCGTTCTGCCAGCTCCCGGGCCCCTTCTTGCCTCTCTCCTTGGCCCCTCCACACCCCCCTTCTGTCGCCTCACCCCCTCCGACACCTCCCATCCTTCTCTCTCTTGGCCTCCTCtgttctctgcatcctctccttGGGCTTCCTTTCTCCAGGTCTTGGAGCCACAAGAGGCTGCATCTCCTTCGGGATCCTCTGCAAACTCTGAGGCCAGGAGGGAGTGCAGGAGGAGAGAAGTCCGCCTGGGCCCTGACCCTAACGCCCAGGCTTACGGCCAAGCCTGGTGACTCAAGCAGCCCAGCCTCAGCAGCCCTGGGCAGAGTCCAGGCACATGCCAAGGTCAGGCTCTCTTCCACACTCCCAGGGCTCCCCTTGGCTCTCACCCCGACCTGGTTCTGGGTTCCTCTGCCAGGCAGTGCCTGGCATGACTGGGTCTAGCCAGCAGGAGCAGGGACCATGCAGGCTTGGGTCACTGCCACGACCTCCTGCTCCTGTTTCATGTGGTCCACTCAGAGCCAGCCCCCATCTGGTTGGGGCTAGAGCAGGACCAAACCTAATAGGAATTTATTAACTCTTCCAACTGGGAAGTAGGAAGAGGCAAGTGGCTTGGCTGCACTGAATCCAATCCAAAGTGCTAGTGTCTGGACTTGGGGACAGTTTTAGAATGAGGTCTAGGAACTTTCTCTTCCCAAATACATACAGATTCAGAGACTCCTTTCCCCTCCACTTGTCTTCAAAACAATCAGGCTACTACTTCTGGGAAGGGGTGAGGAAGGTCTGCCCACTCACAATTTGCCCGAATGTCCACATCCCTGAACAGACTTccactctttctccctctccttgagTCCCCTGACCCAGCTACAGAGCCATTTAGCAGGGAGAGGTCTGCCCTCATCTGCTCATTCTCTACAGGGCAAACGGGCTACGGCAAACCCACAGCAAGGGTCAAAGCAGTGTTCAAGCCTCCACACCTGCTATTTCATAAAAATGGTAACATTGGcagtgtctctttttctttttcttttaaaaaaattattattactattattattattattattattattgagacgaagtctcgctctgttgcccaggctcgagtgcagtggcgcgatctcagttcactgcaagctcctcctcgggggttcacaccatcctcctgcctcagcctcccaagtagctgggactataggtgtccgccaccgcgcctggctaatttttttgtatttttagtagagaaggggtttcgccattttagccaggatggtctcgatctcctgac
This is a stretch of genomic DNA from Papio anubis isolate 15944 chromosome 16, Panubis1.0, whole genome shotgun sequence. It encodes these proteins:
- the AVP gene encoding vasopressin-neurophysin 2-copeptin — its product is MPDTMLPACFLGLLAFSSACYFQNCPRGGKRAMSDLELRQCLPCGPGGKGRCFGPSICCADELGCFVGTAEALRCQEENYLPSPCQSGQKACGSGGRCAAFGICCNDESCMTEPDCREGFHRRARASDRSNATQLDGPAGALLLRLVQLAGAPEPFEPAQPGVY